From Polyodon spathula isolate WHYD16114869_AA chromosome 26, ASM1765450v1, whole genome shotgun sequence, one genomic window encodes:
- the LOC121300570 gene encoding phospholipid phosphatase-related protein type 3-like has protein sequence MISPKDKPKKKPPKDSMTLLPCFYFVELPIVASSMVSLYFLELTDLLRPAHVGFRCHDRSLSMPYVDSGDELIPLLMLLSLAFAGPAASIMLGEGLMYCLQSKLKLRPRVEGSINAGGCNFNSFLRRTVRFVGVHVFGLCATALVTDVIQLATGYHAPFFLTVCKPNYTMPGVSCDSNPYITRDICAGSDQHAIMSARKTFPSQHATLSAFAAVYVSMYFNSTISDSTKLLKPMLVFAFAIAAGLCGLTQITQYRSHAIDVYVGFFIGAGIAAYLAFHAVANFKYSEDASPCAPQPPPKDALRALTQRGHDSVYQKNHPSESTDELAAPQRMQGLNRQVQREKVSLGSLKRASVDVELLAPRSPMGKENMVTFSNTLPRVHTPSAEDPARRHMTIHVPVDPLRSKQLLSEWKQKSMELRSVGLSLGVDEERDGSSECSDSGDDVEEEDLVVPSSLYPTVQSRPSAGPGARVVIPPRPVAPQLVHIPEEAPPPSPKGCSGARAKWISIAEKTAAGVPAPTPSSLRAANQPRIMQVIAMSKQQGLISVTPKHSETSSSTSSSSDSSHYRPPSERDSSSIVTVDAHAPHHPIVHISSGNGGPWEWKTAANNGGSASELKEAYELNDLNRECSRNYRKVKSVSPASSASDPDTELTTGHLELASESQSRESTLRRKPGTGILGQERAGTPIQTEQDPFYKKLQTGRRFKE, from the exons ATGATCTCCCCGAAAGACAAGCCCAAGAAGAAACCCCCTAAAGACAGTATGACCCTCCTGCCCTGCTTCTACTTTGTTGAG CTGCCGATCGTAGCCTCCTCGATGGTCTCTCTGTATTTCCTGGAGCTCACAGACCTGCTGCGACCGGCGCATGTGGGGTTCCGCTGCCATGACCGATCGCTCAGCATGCCCTACGTGGACAGCGGAGACGAGCTGATCCCACTGCTCATGTTGCTGAGCCTGGCCTTCGCAGGTCCTGCTGCCTCA ATTATGCTTGGAGAGGGTCTGATGTACTGCCTGCAGTCTAAACTGAAGCTGAGGCCCAGGGTAGAGGGCAGCATCAACGCTGGCGGCTGCAATTTCAACTCCTTCCTGCGCAGAACCGTAAGGTTTGTGG GTGTCCACGTGTTTGGTCTCTGTGCTACAGCCCTGGTGACAGATGTGATCCAGCTGGCCACTGGCTACCATGCCCCCTTCTTCTTGACTGTCTGCAAGCCGAACTACACCATGCCAGGGGTGTCTTGCGACTCCAACCCCTACATCACCCGAGACATCTGTGCAGGGTCCGACCAGCACGCCATCATGTCTGCCAG GAAGACATTCCCATCCCAGCATGCCACACTGTCCGCCTTTGCTGCGGTGTATGTTTCA ATGTACTTTAATTCAACGATCTCTGACAGCACCAAACTGCTGAAGCCCATGCTGGTGTTTGCATTCGCCATCGCGGCCGGCCTCTGTGGACTCACGCAGATCACTCAGTACCGCAGTCATGCCATCGACGTCTACGTGGGCTTCTTCATCGGAGCTGGCATCGCTGCTTACCTG GCCTTCCACGCCGTGGCAAACTTCAAATACTCTGAGGACGCCTCCCCATGCGCTCCCCAGCCGCCCCCCAAGGATGCCCTCCGCGCCCTGACCCAGCGAGGCCACGACTCCGTCTACCAGAAGAACCACCCGTCCGAGAGCACAGACGAGCTGGCCGCCCCCCAGAGGATGCAGGGCCTGAATCGCCAGGTCCAAAGGGAGAAAGTGTCCCTGGGCAGCCTGAAGCGGGCCAGTGTAGATGTGGAGCTCCTTGCCCCCCGCAGCCCCATGGGAAAAGAGAACATGGTCACCTTCAGCAACACACTGCCGCGTGTCCACACCCCTTCCGCAGAGGACCCAGCCCGGCGCCACATGACCATTCACGTGCCTGTCGACCCCCTGCGCTCCAAACAGCTGCTGTCAGAGTGGAAGCAGAAATCCATGGAGCTCCGAAGTGTCGGGCTGAGCTTAGGAGTGGATGAGGAGCGGGATGGGAGTTCAGAATGCTCCGATTCAGGAGATGATGTTGAAGAGGAGGACTTGGTAGTCCCATCTTCTTTGTATCCCACAGTCCAGTCTCGACCCAGTGCAGGCCCAGGGGCAAGAGTAGTGATCCCTCCCAGACCGGTGGCTCCTCAGCTGGTACATATCCCAGAAGAGGCTCCCCCTCCATCCCCTAAAGGCTGCTCAGGCGCCCGGGCCAAGTGGATCTCCATAGCCGAGAAGACAGCAGCAGGAGTCCCTGCCCCAACCCCTTCCTCTCTGCGGGCTGCCAACCAGCCTCGGATCATGCAGGTGATCGCTATGTCCAAGCAGCAGGGGCTAATTTCAGTGACCCCCAAACACTCCGAGACATCTTCATCCACTTCTTCCAGCTCTGATTCTTCCCACTACAGACCCCCTTCCGAGCGGGATAGCTCCAGCATTGTCACTGTAGACGCTCATGCTCCTCATCATCCCATAGTGCACATTTCATCAGGGAACGGAGGACCTTGGGAATGGAAGACTGCAGCTAACAATGGCGGGAGTGCATCTGAACTCAAGGAAGCGTACGAACTTAACGATCTGAATCGGGAATGCAGTCGGAATTACCGGAAAGTGAAAAGCGTTTCTCCAGCATCTTCAGCTAGCGATCCTGATACAGAACTGACCACAGGCCATTTGGAGCTGGCTTCGGAAAGCCAGAGCCGGGAATCCACACTCCGGAGGAAACCTGGAACGGGAATTTTGGGACAAGAACGAGCAGGAACCCCGATACAGACCGAGCAAGATCCGTTCTATAAGAAATTGCAAACCGGACGAAGGTTTAAAGAGTGA